The Moorena producens PAL-8-15-08-1 genomic interval GTTTCGCCAGTTCCACCAGAATAATGTTACCTTCAGCATGTGGTACAACCATGCTGAGAATTATATGCTTGCCCTATCTCACGATGAGGTGGTTCATGGCAAGAGTAATATGCTTGGGAAAATTCCTGGGGATGAGTGGCTCAAGTTTGCTAATCTCCGCTGTCTGTATGCTTATATGTTTGCTCACCCAGGTAAGAAAACTTTATTCATGAGTATGGAGTTCGGTCAGTGGAGTGAGTGGAATGTCTGGGGGGATTTGGAGTGGGATTTGTTGCAATATCAACCCCATAAAAATTTAAAGCAGTTGATTAGTGACCTGAATTATCTCTATCGCAGGGAACCGGCGCTTTATACTCAGGATTTTGACCAGGACGGCTTTGAATGGATTGATTGTAGTGACAATCGCCATAGTGTGGTGTCATTCATTCGCTATGCTCACGATTCTGAAGAGTTTATTGTGACAGTGTGCAATTTTACCCCTCAGCCCCATAGTCATTATCGGGTAGGAGTCCCCGAGATGGGATTCTACAAGGAATTGCTCAATAGTGATGCTCGCCAATACGGTGGTAGTAATATGGGGAATCTTGGGGGTAAGTGGACAGATGAATGGTTCTTCCACAATCATCCCTATTCCCTAGATTTGTGTTTGCCACCCCTCGGGGTGTTGATTTTAAAGCTTGATGATCAAAAAACTCAAGCAGGCTTACAGTAGTGGGGAGATGGGGAGATGGGGAGATGGGGAGATGGGGAGATGGGGAGATGGGGAGATGGGGAGATTTTTATTAAGGGTAATTACCGGGGTATCATAGCATATCTCTTTGATAATGTTCCCGATTCCCGATTCCCGATTCCCAATTCCCGATTCCCGATTCCCGATTCCCTGCTGCCCTCAATAACAATACTTTTTACTGTTATTCGGTTTAGGATGATATCTACCCTTGCGCAGGGCTCCGATCAGGGTGGATACGTAAACGCAACGTTGGGTGGTGCTATTATTCTTGGTGATTAGGGTGATTTGTCCCAGTTGTCCGTTGGTGTTTCCTCTGTAGTTAAACTGGACTCGCCATACTCCAGTATTTGAACAGTCTCCCTTTGGTTTAGCTAGGGTAGTCTCGGATTTACCTTTCTTATTTTTGTCTTTGTAGATGGCGATGGTAGGGCTAAGGCTATGCCAATGGACTTGATCTAAAATGCATGTTTTTCCCATAGCTCGGTGAATTGACCACTGGACAATGCCATCTTTTTCTCGAAAGCTAGTTTGCCAGATCTCTTTGTCTCGTTTGGCGTTGCTTTGGGCAATGCGCATAGCTCGGTAGATTTGGTCTTGGGCGATGTTGAGGTGCAGATGATTGATAAAGGTGAGCCAGCTGGGAGTTGCGATCGCAGCCAATAGTCCAACGACCAACACTATCAGAATAGTTTCCAGTAGAGTGAATCCAGCGATCGCGCGTAGCGCAATCGCATCAGCTCGGGATTGATCCCCCTGTTGGCTATTGAATTGCATCAACTATCACCCTAATTTAAGTTTGACCTTTCACGTTTCTAACCCACTCAGCACTATGTTGAATGATTACATTCGCTCCCTTTTCTATTAGTTTCTAATGCACCCAAGATAGTTTTTATTCTTACACATCGCTGGGTTGCTTCAATAGGATTATTTTTATTCTTAGAATCGGGAACAGCGACTACAATAGCTAAGTCAGTATCTGCACCATTTGGTAGAACGCCCTGGTTATCAAAGGTAATTGTTTTATTCTGCTCACTCAAAATGGATAACGTTCCAAGTTTGTTTTCATCAGTTAGATTTGTCCCTACCCAAACTTCCTCTG includes:
- a CDS encoding pilus assembly FimT family protein, translated to MQFNSQQGDQSRADAIALRAIAGFTLLETILIVLVVGLLAAIATPSWLTFINHLHLNIAQDQIYRAMRIAQSNAKRDKEIWQTSFREKDGIVQWSIHRAMGKTCILDQVHWHSLSPTIAIYKDKNKKGKSETTLAKPKGDCSNTGVWRVQFNYRGNTNGQLGQITLITKNNSTTQRCVYVSTLIGALRKGRYHPKPNNSKKYCY